The genomic window gattaatttacgagactaatcttttaagtctaattagtctatgatttgacaatatttgctacagtaaacatgtgctaatgacggattaattagccttaaaaatccgtctcgtggagtaccgacggattatgtaatttatttttttattagtatccgaatgtctcatgcaacatcctcccaacatgcctcctaaattttagtcaccgaatCCTAACACCCTTAGGCTAAACTGTCAACTGAACAAGTGACGCATGAACGGCGCAAGGACGCAGTCTAATGAGTCTGTACGTATCCCAGACGTTACGGCACACTGCAGGAAGGGAGGAGAGATACCTCTGTACGTATGCAAGCACAGTGGACATCCCTAGCTAGGCTCGGCTCATACATGATACATGTACAGCCGTATTGGAATTGGAACAGGGATCATGGTCATGGGTGACGTggatttgttttctttttgtgcCGAAAAGTTACGGAGGGACATGGCCGTCGGGCACACCGCCTCCCGGTCGTGTGACTTCAGCTAGTACTACCAGATACCAACAGTGCCAACCCTTTGGGACATGCTTGGAAAGAGGCCCTTGCCAAGATTTTCCTgtttagagcatcttcaagagttccctatatattttttctaaaaaatttatGAAAAAAAGAATATCATCTTCAATAGTTCATAATATTTGACTTCTAAAAAAACAAATACTAATCctatttgatatttttttctacgGTCTTTTTTTTTCCACGCGAACCTCTTCGCCGCCGAGCCtatccacgccgccgccgctgcatccGTCGTGTTGCCCTGAAAAAAAATTGGATGCGCGATGGGCTCATTGACCCGGCCATGCGCCCCTCCGCTCGATCAATGACACGTGGCGAGGAAACAAATCAAACGCTCGCGGGAGGGGTGGCTCGTACGAAGCGCTCGCGGACGTCTGGCTCTGGCTAGCAACGCTCTCGTTCGCGGCTCGGCTCGCAGCACCACGCCGAGTGCCTTGCTGATTCGAGCGGAGTCCATGACGCTGGGCGGTTGCCGGGCCGATATGGGAGTCGCAACAGACCGAGTTTCCTGCGAGGGCACTGAACTTCTTTGCCGAAATGGCGGCGTGCTCTGCTTCCTGCGAGGATGAGGCCATGGACGGCGTCGGCACGTCCTCCTCCGCAAGGGCGCCTGCTCGTGGACGCAATGCATACAAACTTATTGCCACATTGCTGACTGATTCTCCAAACTATATTCTAAAGAACAAGCACGGATGCGCACAAGAACACGCCAACCACGCCGGCGAGCAGCGTCGATGATCGACCAGCGACGGCGACAGGAGCAGCAGAGCTTTCCGGAGACGGCGCGGGGGCGGACGAGGGGTAGTAGTAGCGCGGATCAGAAGCCGGGGGTTGCGCGAAACCACTCGGCTGGGGGGCCTCTTCACCAACGTGAGCCGGGGCGTGGGCTGGTGGCTTCCCTTGCGACGGAGCGTGGTCGCGGTGCGGCGCTGGGGCAACTGTCGCCGGAGACGGAGTCGGAGCGTCGTGTCCTTGGAGAAGCGGGCTTGGAGCTATGGCCGGCTGTTTGGCATGGACCGGCGTCGGCGCTGGAGCGTTGTTGCCGCCTTGGTTGTCTGGAGCCGGTGCGCTGGCCGGTTGGTTGTCATGAACCGGCGCCGGCGCTGGAGAGTTGTGTTCGCCATGGTGGTACGGCATCTCCGCACGTGGCCGGGGCTTCGTGTGTGTAAAGTTACACGGAAGGAGAAGAAATTTTCTAAATTCTAAAATATTAgggtcttgtttagatcacctccaaattttaagttttttcactcttttcatcacatcaatttttggatgcatgcatggagcattaaatgtaggtaaaaaaaaataactaattgcacagtttggttgtaaatcacgagatgaatcttttgagcctagttagtccatgatcagacaaagtttgtcaaatacaaacgaaacgtattacagtgtccagattgcaaaaatttacaatctaaacaaggcctaggagtAAATATTAGGAGTTGTTAGAGAGAGTTTTTTTCATCTTTCTAAAAAATAAGGATTAGGATGACGTTTAGGGAACCCTAGAGATGCTCTTATACCCACCCCCAACACCCCCATCCTGCGCTTTGAAAGACCGAAACTGCTGAAGACGccaccatcttcttcttcttcttccctgttCCTTCTGCCTCTCCCTCTCTATCTATCTATCGCTCCCAGCTCCCAAGCGTACGTCGTCAAGCGCGACAGGGTGTGTGTGTCAGTAGCCTACAGGCTCGGAAAGCCATCATGAGCTTGATCAGCATGATGGAGGCGCGGCTGCCGCCGGGGTTCCGGTTCCACCCGAGGGACGACGAGCTCGTGCTGGACTACCTCTGCCTCAAGGTCTCTGGGaaaggcggcagcggcggtgccGCGTACGGAGGCATCGCCATGGTCGACGTCGACCTCAACAAGTGCGAGCCGTGGGATCTTCCAGGTACTTGTCAGGTCCAACTTGTGCTACCATATATCGATTGCTTCAGGTTCTATGGTTCTATGTTGCACATGCACACTTGCACCGTTGCACCTATCAACAAGAGCCCGTCACCGTAGGAAACTAGCTAGTTGCAATAGTGCATAAATAAAAAAGGAATTAAGTAAGCAGGAAAATTCATTGAACGAATAGGTGCGGCCGGATCAAGCAGATTGTACCAGAAGGTGAACTGTTTAAAAAAAGATTGACAAAAATAACTGGCGTCGCCCGGGTTCGAACCGGAGACCTTCAGTGTGTTAGACTGACGTGATAACCAACTACACCACGACACCAAGGTTGCTTAAAGTTGATGAATCAGCCTACTAAAATATTATAGATATGTAGAAATGGGTGATAATTCATCCATCTCTCTATCCGCATGGTGTGCCAACTGCCAAGCAAAAGTCTATGTACATTTTCTTAATTCTTCACATTGCCAGCTAGTCGTATACGACCGGTGGTACCCTTTCTCCAAGTTTGAAACTTTCCGATCATATAGAGAGATCGAAATCACAAAGGAAGCTAACATAAGAAGTCTCTCCGTGACCAGACGAGGCGTGCGTGGGCGGGCGCGAGTGGTACTTCTTCAGCCTGCACGACCGCAAGTACGCGACGGGGCAGCGGACCAACCGCGCCACGCGCTCCGGGTACTGGAAGGCCACGGGCAAGGACCGCCCCATCTCCATCTCCGGCCgccccggaggaggaggagccggcgcgCTGGTCGGGATGCGCAAGACGCTGGTGTTCTACCAGGGCAGGGCTCCCCGCGGGACCAAGACcgagtgggtcatgcacgagtTCCGCGTGGACGGCCCGGCCGGCTCACCTCTCCTTCAGGTACGTACGTGCGTACACGCCCGTTACATGGGTGCCCTCGCTCGTCTCTGTTTGCATCTGATTCGTGAGATTTAAAGTGCAGTGCAGTATTAAGTGTTAAGCAATTCATGTAAAAAACACCTGAATTACCATGTTAGTCAGATAGTTAATGTCGCTAACGGCTCATGCAGCGAACGAACGGCTTCTCGTTAGGTGTTGAAATATTTTGCCCATCACACACGTCTCTGTTAACCGACAGCTGGGAGAAGTAGCTGCACTCTGCACCTCATGTTTCTGTCAGGCAAACAACAAAAATGCAATCTTTTTCGCTTTCGCTGAGGCTAGAAATGGATCCTGCTCTGAACATTCTGAGGTGATAAACTAGTCGAGCCACTTGGCAATCATTGTAGCTGATCTGGTCCTGCTCCTGCCCAATGATTCCAAACCTGGTACATATCGCCAATCCGTTCCAAGGTAGTTCGGTGGTTTCTTTCAGTCACCATGCATCAGCATCACTAAATTAACAGCAGTGTAGTACGTGCAAAACATTTGAAAAAGTTTTGACACCCCCTGTATGCCGCCGGTTCTTTACACGCCAAGTTGGCCTTTGTTTTCATCGACATGACATCCAGTGGATGCTCCAGCGTATATTCAATTGTACGAGTTCCAAACTGACTGATGATCCATCAAGCAACGAGCTAGCTGCGTTTACTAGCATACTCTAGAGAGTAAGAGTTCACACGTGAGGCTACCCATGTTTGATCCGATCCATGTCTCATTCTCgtgctctgaagtctgaacttGTCGAACCGGCTACACATGCGCTCCGGCCACCATCAGTAGTGTATCTCACTGCCTGAAATTTTTGTACTCCATTTCAGGAGGATTGGGTCCTGTGCAAGGTGTTCTACAAGAGCCGAACTACCACTAGGGCAGGCCCCGACGAGGCCGGGTCACTGTCCACGTCCAGCGAGCTGATCGGCCTGCCGATACCGCAAATGGCCCCTGCCGACGACGCCTACCTGTCCTTCGACAACACACCGGCGGCCGGTGGCTATTACTACCACCAAGACCCCGGCCTCGCAGACGCGCACCACCTGCCGCTGCCGGCGACGCAGCCGTTCAGCCAGAGTAGTAGCCTGTCGATCTTCCGGGGCCTGCTGAGCAGCATGGTGGAAGGCAGCGACGCCGCCGTTCGGGGGACGACGGAGCTCCGCCTGCAGGGCTGGACGGAGTCGGCCTACGCGCAGCAGCAGGGCGGCGTGATGTCGTCGCACTCGCAGCAGACATGGAACCCGTTTCTGAGCTCTGGATGACGGCACACGGCTGGGCTAACGTGTGCGTGCCAGGCATCGCGTGTGTAGTGACTAGTGAATAGTGAGCAGTTTGCTTGTCTTCTTTATTTTCTGTAACTTGATCTGTTTAGTGCATGTGATCTCAGCCGTTTGTTAGCCGTAGGGTAGAAGAAACCCACACAACGGAGAGGTGGAATGTCTTGGTGATTATTGGTGCAGTAACTTTTGTACAAAGGATTGTTgcagaaaaaaaaattcttcctAGTAATTTTTGCAGTCCTTGGAATTGTGGATTGTGATGATATTATTATCATGCAGGTGAATATACGGACAGGACACTCCAAATAGTCATAGCGCACGCAGGCCTGATGGGCTTGGCCAAGTTCTTTTAACGCGCCTCGTGGGCCACAATCAAGACGAAAGTCATGGAGTTTTTGGAGGCCAACGACCGCTCGTTTCAGACCGAGCCTGTGTTTAGTTGGTTGAAagtggaaatttggctactgtagtactttcgtttttatttgataattagtgttcaatcatggactaattaggctcaaaacgttcgtctcgtaatttccaaccaaactgtgcaattagttttttttatctatatttaatgctccatgcatgtatcgtaatattcgatgtgatggatactatagcattttttgggaaaacttttcgcgaactaaacggcCGATTTGCCTATAGAATTGCAGTGCCAAGATCCTGGCCAAAATTCACTAGTACGACGTGACATCTCGGAGTtgattttttagataatggaaaaaaAAGTTTCCGACCTCTGCAAGCGCGCACAGCCAAGTTCTTATAATATATCAGCTAATTGCTGTAAAAAGAGGGAAAGAGAACACGAGTAGATCAAAATGATTATAACCAAAGTCTATTATTGCTCCTCCGGGTGCTCTTATAGAAAAAAGTGCAATGCAACAACTTCTAGTGCTCGACTCGCCAGTCGAATTGTTTCCTTTGCATCCTCACGCTGCAACAACGCCCAAAACCGCAACCAGTATGTTCCCTGAAGGTTGCCCGCATCTCTGGTAGTCTCGTGCACGAGATAGAGTTGGTTCCGTAAGAGGAGGATCCCATATCCCTGGTGTTCAAGTTGGATTTTGCTAAGGCATTCGACACGGTGAATTGGGATGGGCTTCACGTAGTCCTGCAATCCTGGGGTTTTGATCACACTTGGTGTTAGCCGTGTTCGGCTAATCCTCTCCTCAAAGAGATTAGAGGGGATTGAAAGGGGTTAGGGGCACCATAATCACCACCAAATTGCCTCCTCCAGATCAGCTGACTTTTGATTACTTGCAGGTGCGTATTATCCTGAGGGGATCCCATGTCACCATACCTGTTTTGCTGGTCGTGGACACATGCAAGGTATATTAAACACTTGTGACGCCAACGACACTGACGACAATAAGATTCAATGACTAACGCCCGTttaggctggtttggcttataagccatggctaaaagtagtattggttggtttggtgtgagagaaaaatattattcgttggctgataagtcatggcttataaacCAAATACGACAAAGCGAACAGGCTCTAAGAGCATGTTTGCTTCCATTTAGTCCctcgactaaagtttagtccaggAACTAAACTTTAGCCCAAGCCTGTTTGGTTCCAGAGACTAAAGGGCATTAAAGCTACTATACAAAGATCAAAATACCCTTCATATCTTCTTCTTTCCCTCTCCCACCATGATCCGGCGACTCACCTGAGCGGCTCCGTCTCCCACCCTAACTCGGCGGCGAGCACACCCACCCCGGCGGCTACCTCCCACCATGATCCAGCGACTCACCCGAGCAGCTCCGTCTCCCACCCTAACTCAGCGGTGAGCACACCCACCCCGTGCGGCTACCTCCCCCACCTCGAACGCGCTCCCTCCTCCACCTCGACGCGCAGCCATGGCGGTCTCCCCCACCCCGACGGTAGTCATGGTGGCCGGCGGCCTCCCCCACCCCGATGTCCTCTGGATCTGGCGACCTCGGCCGGCTCCCCCACTCCGGCGGCTCCCtcccacttgaagggtcgagatggcgactagagggggggtgaatagtcttttctaaaacttaatcgcgtcggctaaccgatacaaatgcggaattaaaactatcggtctagccaagactataccccactaaatatgttcactagcaccttgcaaagataacaattatgcaactaaggtgccgagctagctagagctctcctaaataattctaggagcaaggttacacaaacctaggccactagtactttaagcgacaagggagctcctacacatgctagtaagcaaaagcacaaagctaactaagctcactagcaatgctcaataacaaggcaaccaatgcctaattagagagcgcaaatacttagttacacaaactaagcaatgtgactaacaaggttactaaaaccaaattagccacgcaagggagctacttctatgctacacaagcaagaaggtaattagcaagctacacaagctatctaattacaagagcaactacacaagcttaatatgtataaaagtaattgcaagcttgtgtaatggggatgcaaaccaacgggaagaacaaggttgacacgatgatttttctcccgaggttcacgtgtttgccaacacgctagtccccgttgtgtcgaccgctcacttggtggttcggcggctaattagcatcacccgctaagcccgcacgtcgggcgccgcaagaacctaccccttgagtgagggtagctcaatgacacgctttactagagttgctcttcgcgactcccgcggggcgagcacaatgcccctcacaagcacttctccggagcgccgcacaagcttcttgcgtgcttcgacggagaccaccaccaagccgtctaggaggtggcaacctccaagagtaacaagcaccaccggcttacaactcgatcacctaatgccactcgatgcaacctcacgatgcaatcgcactagaatcgctcactcacacaatcgaatgatcactatcaagtatatgtgtgatggagggctcccaagcactctcaagcatggacacaaagtcccctaaggtgctcagccccagccatggccgagggccacttctatttatagcccaaagggctaaactagccgttaccccttcactgggcaacggtcgggacgaccggacgctccggtcgtgttgaccggacgctggacctcagcgtccggtcgcccacagacgaccacgtgtcccggttccaacggtcacttgacctgaccggatgctccagcttcaactgaccggacgctgaaccccagcgtccggtcgtttccagtaagctcccgagcatgaccgaacgcgtccggtcgaacgcgatcggacgcagccagcgtccggtcactctccagcaactgcgtcaccgtacgtcagcgcgaccggacacagcctgccagcgtccggtgcattcagatccagcgtccggtcagttgaccgacgccggcatcttcgcgaccaactcgatttcacttctaacttcttcacccttgcaccaatgtgctaaccacaagaatttgcatccgacgcaatagaaaatagacattccattttcccgaaagcgccgaatcccgcctcgcaagctcggcgggagggagagagggacccaaacccatctcacccctacaaacaccacctcctttgtaaatgtgccaacaccaccaagtgtacaccaccatgtgtatgtgtgttagcattttcacaatcatttcccaaaggatgttagccactcaacttgccacgccactcaatcctagcgacaatgcaaagttagatcactcgagtggcactagatgaccgatatgcaaacaagtttgcccctcttgatagtacggccatctattctaaacccggtcataaacttctctacacacctatgaccggtgaaatgaaatgccctaggttatacctttgccttgcgcattccattccatctcctccaatgttgatgcaacacatgcatcaacacgatcaacaatgatatgatccacttcatatcatcacatgatcatattggttcatcgatcttgactctacttgctcttcaccgttgccatcgtccatcggtgccaagtcttgctcaagcttcaccgccacgcggtccatcactccaaagccttcgacttgcccttcacgcttgcaaccggtccatcaagccaagtcttgtcttgatcttctccaccttgatcacatgactcaatgtcatgtctcatgtgcatttaagctccttcatcatcacatgtgtgagctttgcaacatctccaagccattttcaccttcatggcatatgttgctcacacacatgtacctgtggactaatcacctgtgtatctcacataaacacaattagtccacctaggttgtcactcaattaccaaaaccaaacaaggacctttcacacgcgGTGACATGGGCGGCCTCCCCTCCGTCCACGCTTGCCCCTCCGTCGCGCTCGCCCCTCCTCCTTGTCGTGTGGCATCACAGTCGGTGATCCCACCGGCGGCATCCCCGAGCCACGCATGGGCGCCGGTGCGGCGCGCGGGCGTCGGTGCGGTTGCGCGAGCAGAGGGGCAGGGGGGGCCTAGAGTGCATTGATGAGGGGCAGCCCTTGTACTTTTGGCCTTTTAGTCCCCTTTATTAGTTATAGTGTTTGGCTCTAAAGTGAGTAAAAGGGACTAGATttaggtgactaaagtttagaaggCACAAACCAAACAGGTACTAAATCAGTCAAGACCGCAGACAATGAGAACCTAGTTTTGAACGTCTCTAGATGTTCTCATTGCGATTTAGCTAAGGGCAAGTATATTGCTGTTAGTGGTCTCATATGTAGTTTAATGCAAAGACACGTAGGAATTTTGAAGACGTGGAGAAATAGCAAGGAGAGAAGAAGAAATCATTGCACAATTAGCGAGGTGAGACATAGCTACATTTTAGGACTATGTGACAAGTCCCACATCATTGTGAGCTTATTTAgcactacttttcagccatgaaacaatgttttcctctcacaatatttcagtataagccaaatttcagcacaGGCGAACAGGGTTGTTCTATGCACAGATTAAGTAGTTGCGATTTCCTGCATGACAATTAAAAAAGGACATGTCACTATAGAAGTTGTCTATTAAGTTCACTCATTATTTACATGGAACTACAAGGTGATGTCGAGCTCCTAGCAGATAGCAACAAGATATGAAAAGCATTGTGATGAATCAAACGAGActatagaagaaaaaaaaaagctataAGTCCACAATAGAATAAGCAAGATCGTCTTGAACTTAAATATATAAGAGACCAGTGACTGGATAAAGACTTGAAGAGTGGTTCTCGTCAATAGAGCTCACAAAGATGAGACTGGAGACTACTTGATTTGGCCTTAATTGAAATTGCATGACTACACGATACAGTGataggaaaaaagaaagagacaAGAAAGATGACAAT from Miscanthus floridulus cultivar M001 chromosome 11, ASM1932011v1, whole genome shotgun sequence includes these protein-coding regions:
- the LOC136494300 gene encoding NAC domain-containing protein 21/22-like; this encodes MSLISMMEARLPPGFRFHPRDDELVLDYLCLKVSGKGGSGGAAYGGIAMVDVDLNKCEPWDLPDEACVGGREWYFFSLHDRKYATGQRTNRATRSGYWKATGKDRPISISGRPGGGGAGALVGMRKTLVFYQGRAPRGTKTEWVMHEFRVDGPAGSPLLQEDWVLCKVFYKSRTTTRAGPDEAGSLSTSSELIGLPIPQMAPADDAYLSFDNTPAAGGYYYHQDPGLADAHHLPLPATQPFSQSSSLSIFRGLLSSMVEGSDAAVRGTTELRLQGWTESAYAQQQGGVMSSHSQQTWNPFLSSG